The Malassezia japonica chromosome 8, complete sequence genome includes a window with the following:
- a CDS encoding uncharacterized protein (EggNog:ENOG503NY1E; COG:U; BUSCO:EOG09263OZR), with translation MSTGTARSFAVRELAPAVLPAQLALQGSPAELGRALRYVAVCGEHAYVAASDGHLHWYTLHAAKPGKAASWHLEKSIAVSSIGKAVERVYIYATLQLVGVWCENTLRFYAYPSLGAVSSGLAPIKGVQGIADDADESAEQNTELAFASICLLKRKKLVLVMVERHGWGTVKEIPIERDAFIARRFNDVVCLASPSEYSLVHLDSGAQTPLGLPISQSTEVSSARIRPSIVPVAFDEHGERTYTFLITSHSDAGTLGAFLRADGEPTDKLLEWPSHPRSVVAEPPYVCALLRNDTIEVHDLRTMRRVQQIPVDASDDPRFLLRIVGSKTLLTSGATVDEHVVQVDDDEVGAEKAAPMLDEPGAVNLPIPPFALEPHWKTVRVLLGFKRSLSCLALPTPASTAWKCAEAQNWSEADHALHDTELDEQAKIAAVFLGINHVCNTRFSNAIACFLRGGFDLERRADAMLVELLEANVQGGGEGRLDAHSALLALALGRDATVPTSTVDGHLDACHVDKVAALLASHHRYGMQALLFHKHGRITEALSVWTAMLDKTVEDPVDTVALHEIAPHIQQLTEQEDLVQYGLWLAKHDTQLGLDALRRVEYSGTDSEGVLASLRLLDTHAAEALLEHIVFTSAEQTENLHAELCARLVEILVEAVDKHVYPPDATVEVYGQSATEPFFDYLAKRASLGVVRTRIKLMVLLEHSSVLDRAQTLEHLTPHAFLAFEQAIVLGKLGRVSDALRVLALDVHDALSAEAVCLQDGRVLSPAAARAISSDASIGEYVSLIGKESLFVSKPATSARLLRMLLYLYLDQSNLDRYQDAILHLLISHTRYFSLLDILPRLPNHWSVACLEPFLVRTLRSQLHRRRLAEVVKGTAMAHTLSVSERHWQAVRKLGGVLQEGDDDPPIEALPPIETPPPRLAATPPEKPST, from the exons CAGTAGAGCGCGTGTACATCTATGCTACATTGCAGCTCGTTGGCGTATGGTGCG AAAACACGCTGCGGTTCTACGCGTACccctcgctcggcgcagtgAGCTCGGGACTGGCGCCGATCAAGGGCGTACAGGGTATCGCGGATGATGCGGACGAGAGCGCGGAGCAGAATACCGAGCTTGCTTTCGCCAGCATATGCCTCTTGAAGCGCAAGAAGCTCGTGCTGGTCAtggtcgagcgccacggCTGGGGTACCGTcaag GAAATCCCTatcgagcgcgatgcgtTCATTGCTCGCCGCTTTAACGACGTCGTGTGCCTTGCGTCGCCGTCCGAGTACAGTCTCGTGCACCTTGACTCGGGTGCGCAGACACCGCTGGGCCTGCCCATTTCGCAGAGCACCGAGGTATCGTCTGCGCGCATTCGCCCTTCGATCGTGCCGGTGGCATTtgacgagcacggcgaACGGACGTATACCTTTTTGATCACGAGCCACTCGGATGCAGGCACCCTCGGCGCGTTTCTccgtgccgacggcgagcccACCGACAAGTTGCTCGAGTGGCCGTCGCATCCGCGGTCGGTTGTCGCGGAGCCGCCGTACGTGTGTGCTCTGCTACGCAACGATACAATCGAAGTGCACGACCTGCGTACaatgcgccgcgtgcagcaAATTCCCGTCGATGCGAGCGACGATCCACGGTTTTTGCTGCGCATCGTTGGAAGCAAAACACTGCTGACGAGCGGCGCTacggtcgacgagcacgtcgttcaggtcgacgacgacgaggtcggcgCCGAAAAAGCGGCGCCAATGCTTGACGAGCCCGGCGCTGTGAACCTTCCTATACCCCCTTTTGCACTTGAGCCACACTGGAAGACGGTGCGTGTGCTGCTTGGATTCAAGCGTTCCTTGTCGTGCCTTGCACTGCCTACGCCGGCCAGCACAGCCTGGAagtgcgccgaggcgcaaaACTGGAGCGAGGCGGATCACGCGTTACATGATAcagagctcgacgagcaggccaAGATCGCTGCCGTCTTTCTCGGCATTAATCATGTGTGCAATACACGCTTCTCCAACGCCATTGCATGCTTTTTGCGCGGCGGATTCGAT CTTgaacgccgcgccgatgcgATGCTTGTGGAACTCCTCGAGGCGAACGTACAGGGTGGTGGCGAGGGTCGTCTCGACGCACACTCGGCCCTGCTTGCCTTGGCGCTGGGCAGGGATGCGACCGTGCCGACCTCTACCGTCGATGGGCATCTCGATGCATGCCACGTCGATAaagtcgccgcgctcctcgcaTCCCACCACCGCTATGGAATGCAGGCGTTGCTCTTTCACAAGCACGGCCGGatcaccgaggcgctcagCGTTTGGACTGCCATGCTCGACAAGACGGTCGAGGATCCCGTGGACACGGTCGCGCTGCATGAAATTGCGCCGCATATTCAGCAGCTTACAGAGCAAGAGGACCTCGTCCAGTACGGCCTATGGCTGGCCAAGCATGATACCCAGCTCggtctcgacgcgctgcgtcgggTCGAGTACAGCGGCACGGACTCGGAAGGCGTCCTTGCGTCGCTCCGTctgctcgacacgcacgcagccgaggcgctcctggaGCACATTGTTTTTACGAGCGCCGAACAGACCGAGAACCTGCATGCGGAGCTCTGtgcgcgtctcgtcgagatcctcgtcgaggcggtcgacaAGCACGTCTATCCCCCGGACGCGACAGTCGAAGTCTATGGCCAGTCGGCGACCGAGCCTTTCTTCGACTACCTTGCTAAGCGTGCGTCGCTtggcgtcgtgcgcacgcgcatcAAGCTCATGGTCTTGCTGGAACACTCGTCCGTCCTGGACCGTGCACAGACGTTGGAGCACCTTACGCCGCACGCGTTCCTGGCGTTTGAGCAGGCCATTGTTCTCGGCAAGCTAGGGCGTGTAtcggatgcgctgcgtgtgcttgcgctcgacgtgcacgaTGCACTCTCTGCCGAGGCCGTATGCCTGCAAGACGGCCGCGTCCtctcgccggccgcggctcgcgccATTTCGTCCGACGCCTCGATCGGCGAGTACGTGTCACTGATCGGCAAAGAGTCGTTGTTTGTGAGCAAACCGGCGACGAGTGCGCGCCTGTTGCGTATGCTTCTCTACCTCTATCTCGACCAAAGCAATCT CGACCGCTACCAAGACGCTATTCTGCACCTCCTCATTTCGCACACGCGCTACTTTTCGCTTCTTGATATCCTCCCTCGGTTGCCAAACCATtggagcgtcgcgtgcctTGAGCCCTTCCTCgtccgcacgctccgcTCGCAACTGCAcaggcgccgcctcgcggaagTCGTCAAAGGCACGGCCATGGCTCATACCCTGTCAGTGAGCGAGCGCCACTGGCAGGCTGTGCG AAAACTCGGCGGAGTCCTCCAAGAAGGCGACGACGATCCCCCAATCGAGGCGCTCCCGCCTATCGAGACCCctccgccgcggctcgccgcgacgccgccggaGAAGCCCTCCACATAG